One part of the Arabidopsis thaliana chromosome 4, partial sequence genome encodes these proteins:
- the LPPbeta gene encoding Phosphatidic acid phosphatase (PAP2) family protein (Phosphatidic acid phosphatase (PAP2) family protein; FUNCTIONS IN: catalytic activity; INVOLVED IN: biological_process unknown; LOCATED IN: membrane; CONTAINS InterPro DOMAIN/s: Phosphatidic acid phosphatase/chloroperoxidase, N-terminal (InterPro:IPR016118), Phosphatidic acid phosphatase type 2/haloperoxidase (InterPro:IPR000326); Has 1103 Blast hits to 1103 proteins in 461 species: Archae - 42; Bacteria - 774; Metazoa - 149; Fungi - 11; Plants - 43; Viruses - 0; Other Eukaryotes - 84 (source: NCBI BLink).): MSPSTTTIFIGPILAVDAAVSHAIHTAAKPFLPPFVLLLLEISADFRFSFPVSLSFLLSPPLRSFLVPFLLGLLFDLIFVGIVKLIFRRARPAYNHPSMSAAVSADHYSFPSGHASRVFFVAASVHFFSAAAEASMTGPSYSFLDGWIRDHNDGDVKVEVVVVVWIWATVTAISRILLGRHYVLDVAAGAFLGIVEALFALRFLRFDEMIFGR; the protein is encoded by the coding sequence ATGTCTCCGTCGACGACGACGATTTTCATCGGTCCCATCTTAGCGGTGGACGCCGCCGTATCTCACGCGATTCACACGGCGGCGAAACCATTCCTCCCACCATTtgtcctcctcctcctcgaAATCTCAGCTGATTTCCGATTCTCCTTCCCCGTATCCCTTTCCTTCCTCCTCTCCCCTCCATTACGCTCTTTCCTCGTCCCTTTCCTCCTCGGCCTCCTCTTCGATCTAATCTTCGTCGGAATCGTAAAATTAATCTTCCGTCGTGCTCGTCCCGCTTACAATCACCCTTCAATGTCCGCCGCTGTATCAGCTGATCACTACTCGTTCCCCTCAGGTCACGCTTCTCGCGTTTTCTTCGTTGCTGCATCTGTTCACTTCTTCTCTGCTGCTGCTGAAGCTTCCATGACTGGTCCAAGCTACTCCTTCTTAGATGGATGGATCAGAGATCATAACGATGGCGATGTGAAGGTAGAAGTTGTGGTCGTTGTATGGATCTGGGCAACAGTGACTGCAATTTCAAGGATTCTTTTAGGAAGACATTACGTTCTCGATGTAGCTGCTGGTGCTTTTTTAGGGATTGTAGAAGCTCTCTTTGCTCTTCGATTTCTGAGATTTGATGAAATGATCTTTGGGAGGTAA
- a CDS encoding sulfated surface-like glycoprotein (unknown protein; BEST Arabidopsis thaliana protein match is: unknown protein (TAIR:AT4G12450.1); Has 380 Blast hits to 380 proteins in 21 species: Archae - 0; Bacteria - 0; Metazoa - 0; Fungi - 6; Plants - 374; Viruses - 0; Other Eukaryotes - 0 (source: NCBI BLink).): MPNGWIKSLQCKSKAFDDVYNFNSKSLMSSSSYNCSRKSSHCVKDVIDTRLSKKNQKPDPNLRRFKSCRTETELLNPPNRTRRSKSARTSDALTELPDGHPSRNVVEIIFHSSWSSDEFPGRIEMIFKVEHGSRTVTRFEEYREVVKSRAGFNGGTCEEEDARCLADGNEMMRFYPVLDGFNGGACVFAGGKGQAVCTFSGSGEAYVSSGGGGGRKAMMICRVIAGRVDDVIGFGSDSVAGRDGELFVFDTRAVLPCFLIIFRL, translated from the coding sequence ATGCCAAATGGGTGGATCAAATCATTGCAATGCAAATCAAAAGCGTTCGATGATGTCTACAATTTCAACAGTAAATCACTAATGTCGTCGTCGAGTTACAATTGTAGTCGAAAGAGCTCACATTGCGTCAAAGACGTGATCGATACCCGGTTAAGCAAGAAAAACCAGAAACCCGACCCGAATCTAAGGCGTTTCAAGTCTTGTCGAACCGAAACAGAGTTACTTAACCCGCCAAACCGGACCCGACGAAGCAAATCTGCCCGAACATCAGACGCACTGACCGAGCTGCCCGATGGTCACCCGTCAAGAAACGTAGTGGAGATTATATTTCATTCAAGCTGGAGCTCCGACGAGTTTCCGGGTCGGATCGAGATGATTTTCAAAGTGGAACACGGGTCAAGGACTGTAACCCGGTTCGAGGAGTATAGAGAGGTTGTGAAGTCACGTGCGGGTTTTAACGGAGGCACGTGTGAAGAAGAGGATGCACGGTGTTTGGCTGATGGTAATGAGATGATGAGGTTTTATCCGGTTCTTGATGGGTTTAACGGTGGCGCGTGTGTTTTTGCCGGTGGGAAAGGTCAGGCTGTGTGTACGTTTTCGGGTAGTGGTGAAGCGTACGTGAGTAGTGGAGGTGGCGGAGGAAGGAAGGCGATGATGATTTGTAGAGTGATAGCGGGTCGGGTTGATGATGTAATCGGGTTCGGGTCGGACTCGGTAGCTGGTCGTGACGGCGAGTTGTTTGTCTTTGATACACGTGCGGTGTTGCCTTgtttcttaatcatttttagattgtaa
- the APT3 gene encoding adenine phosphoribosyl transferase 3 (adenine phosphoribosyl transferase 3 (APT3); CONTAINS InterPro DOMAIN/s: Adenine phosphoribosyl transferase (InterPro:IPR005764), Phosphoribosyltransferase (InterPro:IPR000836); BEST Arabidopsis thaliana protein match is: adenine phosphoribosyl transferase 4 (TAIR:AT4G12440.2); Has 8946 Blast hits to 8945 proteins in 2488 species: Archae - 280; Bacteria - 6058; Metazoa - 171; Fungi - 181; Plants - 166; Viruses - 0; Other Eukaryotes - 2090 (source: NCBI BLink).) codes for MSGNKEEEDPRIHGIKTKIRVVPDFPKKGIMFQDITTVLLDPKAFKDTIDLFVERYRDKNISVVAGIEARGFLFGPPIALAIGAKFVPLRKPKKLPGETIFEEYELEYGNDRLEMHIGAVEAGDRALVVDDLIATGGTLCAAINLLERVGAEVVECACVIELPELKGRQRLKGKPLCMLVEYR; via the exons ATGTCgggaaacaaagaagaagaggatccTCGTATCCATGGAATCAAAACTAAGATCCGTGTCGTTCCAGATTTTCCCAAGAAag GAATAATGTTTCAAGACATAACAACAGTGTTGTTGGATCCGAAAGCCTTCAAAGACACAATTGATCTGTTTGTGGAGAGGTACAGAGACAAGAACATCTCAGTGGTTGCAG GAATAGAGGCTCGTGGTTTCCTATTCGGTCCACCGATCGCGCTAGCCATTGGAGCAAAATTTGTTCCTCTGCGCAAACCCAAGAAACTACCTG GTGAAACAATATTTGAGGAATACGAGTTGGAATATGGAAATGACCGCCTAGAGATGCACATAGGAGCCGTCGAGGCTGGCGATCGAGCTTTGGTCGTTGATGATCTTATCGCGACTGGTGGTACTCTCTGCGCTGCCATTAACTTGCTCG AGAGGGTTGGAGCAGAAGTTGTGGAATGTGCATGTGTGATCGAGTTACCCGAATTAAAG GGAAGGCAGAGACTTAAGGGGAAGCCACTATGTATGCTTGTGGAGTACCGATGA
- the APT3 gene encoding adenine phosphoribosyl transferase 3 has product MSGNKEEEDPRIHGIKTKIRVVPDFPKKGIMFQDITTVLLDPKAFKDTIDLFVERYRDKNISVVAGIEARGFLFGPPIALAIGAKFVPLRKPKKLPGSYTCIPFI; this is encoded by the exons ATGTCgggaaacaaagaagaagaggatccTCGTATCCATGGAATCAAAACTAAGATCCGTGTCGTTCCAGATTTTCCCAAGAAag GAATAATGTTTCAAGACATAACAACAGTGTTGTTGGATCCGAAAGCCTTCAAAGACACAATTGATCTGTTTGTGGAGAGGTACAGAGACAAGAACATCTCAGTGGTTGCAG GAATAGAGGCTCGTGGTTTCCTATTCGGTCCACCGATCGCGCTAGCCATTGGAGCAAAATTTGTTCCTCTGCGCAAACCCAAGAAACTACCTGGTTCTTATACTTGCATACCtttcatatga
- a CDS encoding Exostosin family protein (Exostosin family protein; FUNCTIONS IN: catalytic activity; LOCATED IN: endomembrane system, membrane; EXPRESSED IN: 23 plant structures; EXPRESSED DURING: 13 growth stages; CONTAINS InterPro DOMAIN/s: Exostosin-like (InterPro:IPR004263); BEST Arabidopsis thaliana protein match is: Exostosin family protein (TAIR:AT4G13990.1); Has 709 Blast hits to 706 proteins in 36 species: Archae - 0; Bacteria - 0; Metazoa - 10; Fungi - 4; Plants - 670; Viruses - 0; Other Eukaryotes - 25 (source: NCBI BLink).): protein MASKSTVTTLTIFFFFFFFFIEPKVQSQQISAVDSECTNRWIHIRTLPSRFNLDLLSTCNRYPITDDLCPYLANHGLGPKTHTRTRSWYRTDPLLLELIFHRRILEYPCLTPDPNLASAIYLPYYAGIDSLRYLYGPDLNSSADHGSDLLEFLTRDQPEIWSRRSGHDHFLVMARPAWDFSQPLTVDPPIWGTSFLERREFFNLTALTLESRYWPWQEQAVPYPTSFHPHSLPFLESWIRRVRRSRRTSLMLFAGGGGTSSSPNIRRSIRLECTSINATQSDNKICDFVDCSNGICEHDPIRFMRPMLQSSFCLQPPGDTPTRKATFDGIIAGCIPVFFEDQTAKMQYKWHLPESEFAEFSVTIPKEDVVFRGVRIQDVLMSIPKEEVTRMRERVIEMMPRVMYRRHGASMGLMNKKDAVDIAIDGVLDRIISRV from the coding sequence ATGGCTTCCAAATCCACCGTCACAACATtgaccatcttcttcttcttcttcttcttcttcatcgagCCTAAGGTTCAGTCTCAGCAAATCTCAGCCGTTGATTCAGAATGCACCAACCGTTGGATTCACATCCGAACACTCCCATCACGATTCAATCTCGATCTTCTCTCAACTTGTAATCGTTACCCAATCACCGACGATCTTTGCCCTTACTTAGCCAATCACGGACTCGGCCCAAAAACCCATACCCGTACCCGAAGCTGGTATCGAACCGACCCGTTACTTCTCGAACTCATTTTCCACCGTCGGATTCTCGAATATCCATGTCTCACACCCGACCCGAATCTCGCCTCCGCAATCTACCTCCCTTACTACGCCGGCATCGATTCTCTCCGTTATCTCTACGGACCCGATTTAAACTCAAGCGCTGATCACGGGTCGGATCTTCTCGAGTTTTTGACCCGTGATCAACCCGAGATCTGGTCTCGTCGCTCCGGTCATGATCATTTCCTCGTTATGGCTCGACCCGCTTGGGATTTCTCTCAGCCGTTGACCGTTGACCCTCCGATTTGGGGAACGTCGTTTCTAGAACGCCGTGAGTTTTTCAATCTAACGGCGTTAACTCTCGAATCTCGTTACTGGCCGTGGCAAGAACAAGCCGTTCCTTATCCGACGTCGTTTCATCCACACAGCTTGCCGTTTTTGGAATCGTGGATCCGTCGTGTCCGTCGCTCACGGCGAACTTCTCTTATGCTATTCGCCGGCGGTGGTGGTACCTCCTCTTCTCCTAACATCCGTCGTAGTATCCGCTTAGAGTGCACTAGCATAAACGCAACACAATCGGATAATAAAATCTGCGATTTCGTCGATTGTTCTAACGGAATCTGTGAGCATGATCCGATTAGATTCATGAGACCGATGTTACAATCATCGTTTTGTTTACAACCACCGGGAGATACACCAACAAGGAAAGCTACATTCGACGGAATCATCGCCGGATGTATACCGGTGTTTTTCGAGGATCAAACGGCGAAAATGCAGTACAAATGGCATTTACCGGAGTCCGAATTCGCGGAGTTTTCGGTTACGATTCCGAAGGAAGATGTAGTGTTTAGAGGAGTTAGAATACAAGATGTGTTGATGAGTATACCTAAAGAAGAAGTTACTAGaatgagagaaagagttaTAGAGATGATGCCTAGAGTTATGTATAGAAGACATGGAGCTTCAATGGGATTGATGAATAAGAAAGATGCTGTTGATATTGCTATTGATGGAGTTTTGGACAGGATTATATCTAGAGTTTGA